A section of the Telopea speciosissima isolate NSW1024214 ecotype Mountain lineage chromosome 3, Tspe_v1, whole genome shotgun sequence genome encodes:
- the LOC122656760 gene encoding glutathionyl-hydroquinone reductase YqjG, with protein sequence MAATTATSFLHPTFPSPTKRRIAKAKTKTQSFHVNPIMSVNHPPPPQTAVPNTDLLTTITGFLWGKALPPQLLISTVRTTWNATWHLMMKQLAPSDPSGSYTRPVSQFRANFESIQLSRQNQNNVHLYVGLSCPWAHRTLIVRALKGLEEYVPVSIASPGNDGLWEFRHVSSSNRDKVRPSLDVANGCKTLKEVYGLRRGGYSGRASVPLLWDVERREVICNESSDIIELFNSGFDGVAGSSSLDLSPPSLKGRIKEWNRIIYPNVNNGVYRCGFAQTQEAYDAAVNDLFSTLDMLDDHLANSRYLCGDVLTLADVCLFTTLIRFDIVYNVLFKCTKKKLLEYNNLHGYMCDIYQIPKVASTCNLEAIMDGYFKILFPLNPGGIRPVVPTSCEHEVLSKPHNRGSPLSIGKYAEIHVS encoded by the exons ATGGCCGCCACGACCGCCACTTCGTTCCTCCACCCGACCTTTCCCTCCCCAACCAAGAGGAGAATCGCCAAagccaaaaccaaaacccaaagtTTCCACGTCAACCCTATAATGTCTGTCAACCACCCACCTCCGCCGCAAACGGCGGTTCCAAACACAGACCTCTTAACCACCATTACCGGATTCCTGTGGGGCAAAGCCCTCCCTCCGCAACTCCTCATTTCCACCGTCCGTACGACCTGGAACGCCACGTGGCACCTCATGATGAAGCAGCTTGCCCCCTCTGATCCCTCCGGCTCATACACTCGGCCCGTCAGTCAGTTCCGCGCCAATTTCGAATCAATACAACTTTCCCGCCAAAACCAAAACAACGTTCACCTGTATGTGGGATTGTCTTGTCCATGGGCTCATCGAACCCTCATTGTTAGAGCCCTCAAAGGCCTCGAAGAATATGTTCCGGTCTCAATTGCTTCTCCTGGAAACGATGGTTTGTGGGAATTTCGCCATGTATCTAGCAGTAACAGGGATAAAGTGAGGCCGAGCTTGGACGTTGCAAATGGATGCAAGACTCTAAAAGAGGTTTATGGGCTTCGCCGTGGAGGTTACAGTGGACGAGCTTCGGTTCCTCTGTTGTGGGATGTTGAGAGAAGAGAAGTAATCTGTAATGAGAGTTCCGATATAATCGAATTGTTCAATTCTGGTTTTGATGGAGTCGCTGGAAGTTCAAGTTTGGATCTTTCTCCACCGTCGTTGAAGGGACGGATTAAAGAATGGAATCGGATAATTTATCCTAATGTCAATAACGGGGTTTACAG ATGTGGATTTGCGCAGACCCAAGAAGCCTATGATGCTGCTGTAAATGATTTGTTCAGTACACTGGACATGTTGGATGATCACTTGGCCAATTCACGGTATTTATGTGGAGATGTGCTGACACTGGCTGATGTCTGTCTGTTCACTACATTGATCCGTTTTGATATTGTCTATAATGTTCTTTTCAAATGCACAAAGAAGAAGCTGTTGGAGTATAACAATCTCCATGGATATATGTGTGATATCTATCAG ATTCCCAAGGTTGCATCAACTTGCAATTTGGAAGCGATTATGGATGGTTACTTCAAGATTCTTTTCCCACTGAATCCTGGTGGCATTCGGCCTGTCGTCCCCACAAGTTGTGAGCATGAAGTACTCTCGAAACCCCACAACAGGGGATCACCATTATCAATTGGTAAATATGCTGAGATTCATGTTTCATAG